Sequence from the Amycolatopsis sp. NBC_00345 genome:
TACCGGGTGAGGGCGACCGGGATCGCGGCGAGCGCGCGAATGTAGAACAGCAGCTGATCGCCGAGCGCGAACAGCCGTTCGCCCGGCTTGCCGAGAACACTGCGCAGGTCGGTCACTCAGGAACCCTTCGCCGGGACCAGCTGCAGGTACAGCGCGGTCAGCATGGTGTTGACGAAGAACAGCAGCAGGAACGTGATGACCACCGACTGGTTGACGACGTCGCCGACGCCCTTCGGCCCGCCCTTGGGGTTCAGCCCGCGGTACGAGGCGACCACGCCGGCGAGGTAGCCGAAGAGCACCGCCTTCACCGTGCTGACGATCAGGTCCGGCAGCTGGGCGAGGGCGTTGAAGCTCGACAGGTACGCGCCGGGGGTGCCGCCCTGCACGACCACCGCGAAGAAGTAACCGCCGACCACGCCGACGACGCTGACCAAACCGTTGAGCAGCACCGAAACACACACCGCCGCCTGCACCCGGGGGACGAGGAGCCGCTGCACCGGCGAGACGCCGAGCACCTCCATCGCGTCGATCTCCTCGCGGATGGTGCGGGCGCCGAGGTCCGCGCAGATCGCGCTGCCGCCGGCGCCGGCGATGATCAGGGTGGTCACGATCGGGCTGGCCTGCTGGACCACCACGAGCACCCCGGCCGCGCCGTTGAACTGCTCGGCGCCGATCTGGCTGGTCAGCGACCCGAGCTGCAGGGAGATGACCGCGCCGAACGGGATCGAGACGAGGATCGCCGGGGTGATGGAGACACTGGCGATGAACCAGAACTGCAGGACGAATTCCCGTACCTGGTAAGGACGGCGGCCCATCGCGACGAGCACGTCGAGGGCGAGCGCGCACATCCGGCCGAACTCGCGCAGCCCGTTCGCCGCCCGGCGCGGGACCTCGGTCAGCAGCGTGGTCATGTCCCGCACCCGTTCGGCGGCGCGCCGTTGCCGACGCAGCGCAGCACGAGGTCGGTCACCAGGGTGTTGCCCGGCCCGGAGACCAGCCCGCTGAACAGC
This genomic interval carries:
- a CDS encoding MlaE family ABC transporter permease; the protein is MTTLLTEVPRRAANGLREFGRMCALALDVLVAMGRRPYQVREFVLQFWFIASVSITPAILVSIPFGAVISLQLGSLTSQIGAEQFNGAAGVLVVVQQASPIVTTLIIAGAGGSAICADLGARTIREEIDAMEVLGVSPVQRLLVPRVQAAVCVSVLLNGLVSVVGVVGGYFFAVVVQGGTPGAYLSSFNALAQLPDLIVSTVKAVLFGYLAGVVASYRGLNPKGGPKGVGDVVNQSVVITFLLLFFVNTMLTALYLQLVPAKGS